A single window of Achromobacter xylosoxidans DNA harbors:
- a CDS encoding amino acid ABC transporter ATP-binding protein — translation MIRLEQIEKSFGGNLVLKQVDVAIAEGSVTALIGPSGSGKSTLLRCVNLLEVPDRGTLEIGPEQVHFEPGLKLARDQVQRVRMQTGMVFQNFQLFPHQTVIGNVMEGLVTVQKWPADRARARAEELLRKVNMLDKAEAWPANLSGGQQQRVAIARALAPAPRVLLCDEPTSALDPGLAAEVVDVLRQLAAEGMTMLMATHDLRLAASVSREAVFLLDGNVVEAGASRDLFTRPRDPRTATFISTLTQEAGQIG, via the coding sequence ATGATCCGCCTGGAACAGATCGAGAAATCCTTCGGCGGCAACCTGGTGCTCAAGCAGGTCGACGTGGCCATCGCCGAAGGCAGCGTCACCGCGCTGATCGGCCCGTCCGGCAGCGGCAAGAGCACCCTGCTGCGCTGTGTCAACCTGCTGGAGGTGCCCGATCGCGGCACGCTCGAGATCGGCCCGGAGCAGGTCCACTTCGAACCCGGCCTGAAGCTCGCGCGCGACCAGGTGCAGCGGGTGCGCATGCAGACCGGCATGGTGTTCCAGAACTTCCAGCTGTTCCCGCACCAGACCGTGATCGGCAACGTGATGGAAGGCCTGGTAACGGTGCAGAAATGGCCCGCCGACCGCGCCCGCGCGCGAGCCGAGGAACTGCTGCGCAAGGTCAACATGCTGGACAAGGCCGAGGCCTGGCCCGCCAATCTGTCGGGCGGCCAGCAGCAGCGCGTGGCGATCGCCCGCGCCCTGGCGCCCGCCCCCCGCGTATTGCTGTGCGACGAACCGACCTCGGCGCTCGACCCGGGCCTGGCGGCCGAAGTGGTGGACGTGCTGCGCCAGCTGGCCGCCGAGGGCATGACCATGCTGATGGCCACCCATGACCTGCGCCTGGCCGCCAGCGTTTCGCGTGAAGCGGTGTTCCTGCTCGACGGCAACGTGGTCGAAGCCGGCGCCTCGCGCGACCTGTTCACCCGACCGCGCGATCCGCGCACCGCGACGTTCATCTCGACCTTGACGCAAGAAGCCGGCCAGATCGGTTGA
- a CDS encoding peptidoglycan DD-metalloendopeptidase family protein, with amino-acid sequence MRDVIRFVRLALLAALLALLAACGTTTKVQPGYYRVQSGDTLTQIARKQGTSVSNLARWNNLSNTNAIEVGQMLRVVPPAGQASTSAPSKSRPKASGGSRAGASSMGKRRTAPPGAISLVWPAQGKVTRGYDGSGSNGIVISNTTGTPVVAAAAGTVAYSGSGLRGYGHLVIVKHSASFLSIYAHNSKLLVKEGQRVSQGQKIAEMGNSDSKQVGLYFELRYDGQAVDPAGSLPGK; translated from the coding sequence CTGCGCGATGTCATCCGCTTCGTCCGGCTGGCGCTGCTGGCCGCGTTGCTGGCATTGCTGGCCGCCTGCGGCACCACGACCAAGGTCCAGCCCGGCTATTACCGGGTGCAGTCGGGCGACACGCTGACGCAGATCGCCCGCAAGCAGGGCACCAGCGTATCCAACCTTGCACGCTGGAACAACCTGTCGAACACCAATGCAATCGAGGTGGGGCAGATGCTGCGAGTGGTGCCGCCGGCGGGGCAGGCCAGCACTTCCGCGCCGTCCAAGTCGCGGCCCAAGGCCTCGGGCGGCTCGCGCGCGGGCGCCTCCAGCATGGGCAAGCGGCGCACCGCGCCGCCGGGGGCGATCTCGCTGGTGTGGCCGGCGCAGGGCAAGGTGACCCGCGGCTACGATGGCTCGGGGTCGAACGGCATCGTCATTTCCAACACCACCGGCACGCCGGTGGTGGCCGCGGCCGCCGGCACCGTCGCCTATTCCGGCAGCGGCCTGCGTGGCTACGGGCATCTGGTGATCGTCAAGCATAGCGCCAGCTTCCTCAGCATCTACGCCCACAACAGCAAACTGCTGGTCAAGGAAGGCCAGCGGGTGAGCCAGGGGCAGAAAATCGCCGAAATGGGCAATAGCGACAGCAAGCAGGTAGGACTGTACTTCGAATTGCGCTACGACGGCCAGGCGGTCGACCCGGCCGGTTCTCTGCCTGGGAAGTAG
- a CDS encoding MASE1 domain-containing protein encodes MATPRAPRRNLYCLLWAIPYLLCGVFSRLLNDPVSHAVFVWLPPGVAVGAYLLTQRRNWPLLLAAFFCAQLVLTSFTRGQPATALVFAIAASLSNLLAAWTVQRLAPREGGLGLVAALLAGALAGAGLSALLGGGWLWLTQEAHGWLRLRTWVAAYLAGILIVAPALTVWAHFRPRRSGGPRKRDLVLGAIAYVALIASTFMTFDGDMIQNLPYVVTFELTYLPLVFAVLTALVWGPPGGTLAVITLALMALYQSAQGEGPFVEANDHWHVLLATQVYLVVTALLILLVNTLRAARAQELENAERWRGRFDLALAGSHQLMYRYNPFDGSLELAGDLQGALGVQAAAISNLDALLALAHPDDRARLTLHWAARRAGAHDRTPLLFRMAHAGGGWRVISDRGSPLEDFDGSVAVVAGMWRLGEIEQADVH; translated from the coding sequence ATGGCAACACCACGAGCGCCCCGAAGAAACCTGTACTGCCTGCTGTGGGCCATCCCCTACCTGCTGTGCGGGGTCTTCTCGCGCCTGCTGAACGATCCGGTCAGCCACGCGGTCTTCGTCTGGCTGCCGCCGGGCGTGGCGGTGGGCGCCTACCTGCTGACGCAGCGCCGCAATTGGCCGCTGCTCCTGGCCGCCTTCTTCTGCGCGCAACTGGTCTTGACCAGCTTCACGCGCGGCCAACCCGCCACCGCGCTGGTGTTCGCCATCGCCGCCAGCCTGTCCAACCTGCTGGCGGCCTGGACGGTGCAGCGCCTGGCCCCGCGCGAGGGCGGACTCGGGCTGGTCGCCGCGCTGCTGGCCGGCGCGCTGGCGGGCGCGGGCCTGTCGGCGCTGCTGGGCGGCGGCTGGCTGTGGCTGACGCAGGAAGCGCATGGCTGGCTGCGGCTGCGCACCTGGGTCGCGGCCTACCTGGCCGGCATCCTGATCGTCGCGCCGGCCCTGACCGTGTGGGCCCATTTCCGCCCGCGCCGCTCGGGGGGGCCGCGCAAGCGCGACCTGGTGCTGGGCGCCATCGCCTACGTCGCGCTGATCGCCTCGACCTTCATGACCTTCGACGGCGACATGATCCAGAACCTGCCGTACGTGGTCACCTTCGAGCTGACCTACCTGCCGCTGGTATTCGCGGTGTTGACCGCGCTGGTGTGGGGTCCGCCGGGCGGCACCCTGGCTGTCATCACGCTGGCCCTAATGGCGCTGTACCAGAGCGCGCAGGGCGAAGGCCCGTTCGTGGAAGCCAACGACCATTGGCACGTGCTGCTGGCCACGCAGGTCTACCTGGTGGTCACCGCGCTGCTGATCCTGCTGGTCAACACCCTGCGCGCCGCCCGCGCGCAGGAACTCGAGAACGCCGAGCGCTGGCGCGGCCGCTTCGATCTGGCGCTGGCCGGCAGCCATCAGCTGATGTACCGCTACAACCCGTTCGACGGCTCGCTCGAACTGGCCGGCGACCTGCAGGGCGCCCTGGGCGTGCAGGCGGCCGCCATTTCCAACCTGGACGCGCTGCTGGCACTGGCCCACCCGGACGACCGCGCGCGCCTGACGCTGCACTGGGCCGCGCGCCGCGCCGGCGCCCACGACCGCACGCCGCTGCTGTTCCGCATGGCGCACGCCGGCGGCGGCTGGCGCGTGATCAGCGACCGCGGTTCGCCGCTGGAGGATTTCGACGGCAGCGTGGCCGTCGTCGCCGGCATGTGGCGCCTGGGCGAAATCGAGCAGGCAGATGTCCACTAG
- a CDS encoding acyl-CoA-binding protein, which produces MSTSTGALLIHGLGGTQYDLGSLHKILKRAGIETHSLTLPGHGTVPEDLLPVRAEDWIDAVTAKYREVAERHDTLHVVGMCLGALLAVELCKRVGHRKGKLVSLAAPVFIDGWSTPWYRGLRKLVYRIPGLAARMRVEEEEPYGIKNELVRSIVKAKFERGENFHYRWVPLACVREVDRLRRFVQRGLNAITCPSLIIHAHEDELTSVRSARFLNDAIADSRMVLLDNSYHMICVDNDRDRVAADILQFMDKRPDTARPGRAAAMTGDEVERLLAQYREALLSGEYETLFPLFADDVVWQEGGDNPLSGEYRGRGGLIDLFSRVMDYSRNTFTVDSVGQPALAGRAIAVPLTFQVRDGATTGRGAATHTLRLRNNSIVKVSAQAADPAADDALWRRLAVASGLEPEGDAMDPATLAIAAQDLEDAFEAAVIELRALPQAPSTSVAIRLHAYERQARHGDAPAQDPADATVREQIELATWRLLAGLPADQARRRYIALIRRLDPDT; this is translated from the coding sequence ATGTCCACTAGCACCGGAGCCCTGCTCATCCACGGCTTGGGCGGCACCCAGTACGACCTGGGATCGCTGCACAAGATCCTCAAGCGCGCCGGCATCGAGACCCACTCGCTGACGCTGCCCGGGCACGGCACGGTTCCCGAGGACCTGCTGCCGGTGCGCGCCGAAGACTGGATCGACGCCGTCACCGCCAAGTACCGCGAGGTGGCCGAACGCCACGACACGCTGCACGTGGTCGGCATGTGCCTGGGTGCGCTGCTGGCGGTGGAGCTGTGCAAGCGCGTCGGGCACCGCAAGGGCAAGCTGGTCAGCCTGGCCGCGCCGGTCTTCATCGACGGCTGGAGCACGCCCTGGTATCGCGGCCTGCGCAAGCTGGTCTACCGCATCCCTGGCCTGGCCGCGCGCATGCGCGTCGAGGAAGAAGAACCCTACGGCATCAAGAACGAACTGGTGCGATCCATCGTCAAGGCCAAGTTCGAGCGCGGCGAGAATTTCCATTACCGCTGGGTGCCGCTGGCCTGTGTCCGCGAGGTGGACCGCCTGCGCCGCTTCGTGCAGCGCGGACTGAACGCCATCACCTGCCCCAGCCTGATCATCCATGCGCACGAGGACGAGCTGACCTCGGTGCGCTCGGCGCGATTCCTGAATGACGCCATTGCCGACAGCCGGATGGTGCTGCTGGACAACAGCTACCACATGATCTGCGTGGACAACGACCGCGACCGCGTCGCCGCCGACATCCTGCAATTCATGGACAAGCGCCCCGACACCGCGCGTCCGGGCCGCGCCGCCGCGATGACCGGCGACGAGGTCGAGCGCCTGCTCGCGCAGTACCGCGAGGCGTTGCTGTCGGGCGAATACGAAACGTTGTTCCCGCTGTTCGCCGACGACGTCGTGTGGCAGGAAGGCGGCGACAATCCCCTGAGCGGCGAATACCGTGGCCGTGGCGGCCTGATCGACCTGTTCTCGCGGGTGATGGACTATTCGCGCAACACCTTCACCGTCGACAGCGTGGGCCAGCCGGCCCTGGCCGGCCGCGCCATCGCGGTGCCGCTGACCTTCCAGGTGCGCGACGGCGCCACCACCGGCCGCGGCGCCGCCACCCATACCCTGCGCCTGCGCAACAACAGCATCGTCAAGGTAAGCGCGCAGGCCGCCGACCCGGCCGCCGACGACGCCCTGTGGCGACGGCTGGCCGTGGCCAGCGGACTGGAGCCCGAGGGCGACGCCATGGATCCGGCCACGCTGGCGATCGCGGCGCAGGACCTGGAAGACGCGTTCGAGGCCGCCGTGATCGAACTGCGCGCCCTGCCGCAAGCGCCCTCCACCAGCGTCGCCATCCGCCTGCACGCCTATGAACGGCAGGCCCGGCACGGCGACGCGCCCGCGCAGGATCCCGCCGACGCCACCGTGCGCGAGCAGATCGAGCTGGCCACCTGGCGCCTGCTTGCGGGCCTGCCCGCCGACCAGGCCCGGCGCCGCTACATCGCCCTGATCCGGCGCCTGGATCCCGATACCTGA
- a CDS encoding DUF2946 family protein, with translation MRVRGVLWLAFLALLLRAVVPAGYMPDARALHDGRLEVTFCSAAGDISTLRLALSTDDKGGAGSGAHSNADTGAQCPFGLLAHVAPAPASHTSPLALSSGRAAPSAPAPLALPAQPAQGPPLGSRAPPRLA, from the coding sequence TTGCGCGTCCGCGGTGTGCTGTGGCTGGCGTTCCTGGCCTTGCTGCTGCGCGCGGTGGTGCCCGCGGGCTACATGCCCGACGCCCGCGCGCTGCACGACGGCCGGCTCGAGGTCACCTTCTGCTCGGCGGCAGGCGATATTTCCACGCTGCGGCTGGCGCTGTCCACCGATGACAAGGGCGGCGCGGGTTCCGGCGCCCACTCCAACGCCGATACCGGCGCGCAATGCCCCTTCGGGCTGCTGGCGCACGTTGCGCCCGCTCCCGCCTCGCACACCTCGCCGCTGGCGTTGTCCAGCGGCCGGGCCGCGCCCTCCGCGCCGGCCCCGCTCGCGCTGCCCGCGCAGCCGGCCCAAGGGCCGCCCCTGGGCTCGCGCGCCCCGCCTCGCCTGGCCTGA
- a CDS encoding SCO family protein, with the protein MHSPSPRALLGAPPAPDRHRRRLLSALALLPLAGCGPEAPKVNGMDLSSMPTGDFRLKDTEGRQRQLADYRGKTVMLFFGFTQCPDICPTALTRALEIKSLLGADAAKLQVLFITVDPERDTPEILQAYMRAFDPAFVGLRGDAEQTRAAAQSFKVFYQKVPTGSSYTMDHTALTYIIDAQGKLRLALRHQQSAEECAADLRTVL; encoded by the coding sequence ATGCACTCCCCATCCCCGCGCGCCCTCCTGGGCGCGCCGCCCGCGCCCGACCGTCACCGGCGCCGGCTGCTGTCGGCCCTGGCCCTGCTGCCCCTGGCCGGCTGCGGCCCCGAAGCCCCCAAGGTCAACGGCATGGACCTGTCCAGCATGCCCACCGGCGATTTCCGGCTGAAGGACACCGAAGGCCGCCAACGCCAACTGGCCGACTATCGCGGCAAGACCGTGATGCTGTTCTTCGGCTTCACCCAGTGCCCGGACATCTGCCCGACCGCGCTGACCCGCGCGCTGGAAATAAAGAGCCTGCTCGGCGCCGACGCCGCCAAGCTGCAGGTGCTGTTCATCACCGTTGATCCGGAGCGCGACACGCCGGAAATCCTGCAGGCCTACATGCGGGCCTTCGACCCCGCGTTCGTCGGCCTGCGCGGCGACGCCGAACAGACCCGCGCCGCCGCGCAGTCGTTCAAGGTGTTCTACCAGAAGGTGCCGACCGGCTCGTCCTACACCATGGACCACACCGCGCTGACCTACATCATCGACGCCCAGGGCAAGTTGCGCCTGGCCCTGCGCCACCAGCAGAGCGCCGAGGAATGCGCGGCCGACCTGCGCACCGTGCTCTGA
- a CDS encoding copper chaperone PCu(A)C has protein sequence MKPTAFKSLAAAFALGALVLASPGALAQDATLKVEDAWVRATVPNQHATGVFMRLTSPTAARLVGVESAAAKHAEVHEMAMQDNVMKMRQVPAIDLPAGKPVELKPGGYHVMLIDLARQISVGDPVALTLLVQDADGKQRRVPVTAEARPLSAAAAPAGDHKH, from the coding sequence ATGAAACCGACCGCTTTCAAGTCCCTGGCCGCCGCCTTCGCCCTGGGCGCCCTGGTGCTGGCCAGTCCTGGCGCCCTGGCGCAGGACGCCACGCTCAAGGTCGAGGACGCCTGGGTGCGCGCCACGGTGCCCAACCAGCACGCCACCGGCGTCTTCATGCGCCTGACCTCGCCGACCGCGGCCCGCCTGGTGGGCGTGGAATCCGCCGCCGCCAAGCACGCCGAAGTGCACGAAATGGCCATGCAGGACAACGTCATGAAGATGCGCCAGGTGCCCGCCATCGACCTGCCCGCCGGCAAGCCGGTGGAACTCAAGCCGGGCGGCTACCACGTCATGCTGATCGACCTGGCCAGGCAGATTTCCGTGGGCGACCCGGTGGCCCTGACGCTGCTGGTGCAGGACGCCGACGGCAAGCAACGGCGCGTGCCGGTGACGGCCGAGGCCCGTCCGCTGTCAGCGGCGGCCGCGCCGGCCGGGGATCACAAGCACTGA
- a CDS encoding DUF4148 domain-containing protein yields the protein MKTLTATLLLCAGLTAAATVQAQQAQAPAAQYKRDLYGDWRVSYPAPAAKTSDQVSSELARAKADGQYTFGQEDYPPAIVSTGPGESRAQVEQELQTAEMQGQMASDQESYPPMPMAHSGMSDMQ from the coding sequence ATGAAGACATTGACAGCCACCTTGTTGCTTTGCGCCGGCCTGACCGCCGCCGCAACCGTGCAAGCCCAGCAGGCCCAGGCCCCGGCCGCCCAGTACAAGCGCGATCTGTACGGCGACTGGCGTGTCAGCTATCCGGCGCCCGCGGCCAAGACCTCGGACCAGGTATCCTCCGAACTGGCCCGCGCCAAGGCCGACGGCCAGTACACCTTCGGCCAGGAAGACTACCCGCCCGCCATCGTCTCAACCGGCCCCGGTGAAAGCCGCGCCCAGGTCGAACAGGAACTCCAGACCGCCGAAATGCAAGGGCAGATGGCGTCCGACCAGGAAAGCTATCCGCCGATGCCCATGGCCCATAGCGGTATGTCCGACATGCAGTAA
- a CDS encoding ATP-binding protein, whose translation MPGSSAFSFLRTLCSLRWLAIAGQAATILVASAVLGLALPLEPLWIGVGVLIGFNVYASLRLRHSRDLSHATAFGHLLVDMAVLAWMVGWSGGLSNPFGMMFLILTALAALALPRNWALAAALAGISGYFAAAILGQPLRGDVNTHTLLLWGLGANFLISVVVVLVFTTRLAADLRARERELARLRERFTRNEGIVALATHAAAMAHELNTPLATMTLLADEIAAEVKEPELKQDVATLSQLLALCRERIRNLAVPTAVDLVRVVGQWRLIRPTIDLQRSGTLPASLRVDPAIAHLLQALLNNAADAGEAASEPRVDLHLEYGYGALRGEVRDYGRGFDPDQTLLPATSLFNSGKPGGLGVGLALSHATVEQMGGEMTMTAADGGGTRIRFYLPLGSPGT comes from the coding sequence ATGCCCGGTAGTTCCGCCTTTTCCTTCCTGCGTACCCTCTGCAGCCTGCGCTGGCTCGCCATCGCGGGCCAGGCTGCCACCATCCTGGTGGCCAGCGCCGTGCTGGGCCTGGCCCTGCCGCTGGAACCGCTGTGGATCGGCGTGGGCGTGCTGATCGGCTTCAACGTCTACGCCAGCCTGCGCCTGCGCCACAGCCGCGACCTGTCGCACGCCACCGCCTTCGGCCACCTGCTGGTGGACATGGCGGTGCTGGCCTGGATGGTGGGCTGGAGCGGCGGCCTGAGCAATCCGTTCGGCATGATGTTCCTGATCCTCACGGCGCTGGCGGCGCTGGCGCTGCCGCGCAACTGGGCGCTGGCCGCCGCGCTGGCGGGCATCTCCGGCTATTTCGCCGCGGCCATCCTCGGCCAGCCCCTGCGCGGCGACGTCAACACCCACACCCTGCTGCTGTGGGGCCTGGGCGCCAACTTCCTGATTTCCGTGGTGGTGGTGCTGGTGTTCACCACCCGCCTGGCCGCCGACCTGCGGGCGCGCGAACGCGAACTGGCGCGCCTGCGCGAACGCTTCACGCGCAACGAGGGCATTGTCGCCCTGGCCACCCACGCGGCGGCCATGGCGCACGAACTGAACACCCCGCTGGCCACCATGACCCTGCTGGCCGACGAGATCGCCGCCGAGGTCAAGGAGCCCGAACTCAAGCAGGATGTCGCCACCCTCAGCCAGCTGCTGGCCCTGTGCCGGGAACGCATCCGCAATCTGGCGGTCCCAACCGCGGTGGACCTGGTTCGCGTGGTGGGGCAATGGCGCCTGATCCGGCCGACCATCGACCTGCAACGCTCGGGCACCCTGCCGGCCAGCCTGCGGGTCGATCCGGCCATCGCCCACCTGCTGCAGGCGCTGCTGAACAACGCGGCCGACGCCGGCGAAGCCGCCAGCGAGCCGCGCGTGGACCTGCACCTGGAATACGGCTACGGCGCCCTGCGTGGCGAAGTGCGCGACTACGGCCGTGGCTTCGACCCCGACCAGACGCTGCTGCCGGCCACCAGCCTGTTCAACAGCGGCAAACCGGGAGGGCTTGGCGTCGGCCTGGCCCTGTCGCACGCCACCGTCGAGCAGATGGGCGGCGAAATGACCATGACGGCCGCCGATGGCGGCGGCACCCGCATCCGTTTTTATTTACCCCTCGGTAGCCCCGGGACCTGA
- a CDS encoding response regulator transcription factor, producing the protein MLNPTDLGLLIDDDELYVRTLQRSLSRRGLETRTATGIAEALRVAEEIRPAFALVDLRLGEDSGLTLIRPLRALRADMRILLVTGYASVATAVEAIKRGADDYLPKPATAPMILRTLGLVKPETVTIETTMTPLHRLEWEHIHQALHETGGNVSAAARLLGMHRRSLQRKLAKKPGPEREVLVD; encoded by the coding sequence ATGTTGAATCCCACCGACCTCGGCCTGCTGATCGACGACGACGAGCTCTACGTGCGCACCCTGCAGCGCAGCCTGTCGCGCCGCGGCCTGGAAACCCGAACCGCCACCGGCATCGCCGAAGCGCTGCGCGTGGCCGAAGAGATCCGCCCCGCCTTCGCGCTGGTCGACCTGCGCCTGGGCGAGGACTCCGGCCTGACCCTGATCCGTCCCCTGCGCGCCCTGCGCGCCGACATGCGCATCCTGCTGGTCACCGGCTACGCCAGCGTGGCCACCGCGGTCGAGGCCATCAAGCGCGGCGCCGACGACTACCTGCCCAAGCCCGCCACCGCCCCGATGATCCTGCGCACCCTGGGCCTGGTGAAGCCGGAAACGGTTACGATCGAAACCACCATGACGCCGTTGCACCGCCTAGAATGGGAACACATCCACCAGGCGCTGCACGAGACCGGCGGCAACGTGTCGGCCGCCGCCCGCCTGCTGGGGATGCACCGGCGCTCCCTGCAGCGCAAGTTGGCCAAAAAACCGGGGCCGGAACGCGAGGTCCTGGTCGACTGA
- the cyoA gene encoding ubiquinol oxidase subunit II, with protein MKHPLLATLTRIFGVGAVMLLGGCNMEILSPKGDIGAQEKTLLFTATGLMLLVVIPVIIMILTFAWKYRASNTKADYQPKWAHSTAIEVVVWTVPCIIVAILAVITWRSTHALDPYKPLVSEHKPVTIEVVSLDWKWLFIYPEYDIATVNEIAFPVDVPVNFRITSASVMNSFFIPQLGSQIYSMAGMETKLHLNAREPGTYAGISANYSGAGFSGMRFKAIATSQEGFDNWVKEAKASGTALTPAVYQELTKRSEHNPVAKYASVPPSMFDYILGSTMSKMAGVDDATCTPTSNNLVAGLTQ; from the coding sequence GTGAAACACCCCCTCCTTGCGACCCTTACGCGCATTTTTGGCGTCGGCGCGGTCATGCTGCTTGGCGGCTGCAACATGGAAATCCTCTCCCCCAAGGGAGACATTGGCGCTCAGGAAAAGACCCTGCTGTTCACGGCAACCGGTCTGATGCTCCTGGTGGTGATCCCGGTCATCATCATGATCCTGACGTTTGCCTGGAAATACCGCGCATCCAATACCAAGGCCGACTACCAGCCCAAGTGGGCCCACTCCACGGCGATCGAAGTCGTGGTCTGGACCGTGCCATGTATCATCGTGGCGATCCTCGCCGTGATCACCTGGCGCTCCACGCACGCGCTCGATCCCTACAAGCCGCTCGTCTCCGAGCACAAGCCGGTCACCATCGAGGTGGTGTCGCTGGATTGGAAGTGGCTGTTCATCTACCCCGAGTACGACATCGCCACGGTCAACGAGATCGCCTTCCCGGTTGACGTCCCGGTCAATTTCCGGATCACCTCGGCCTCGGTCATGAACTCGTTCTTCATCCCCCAGCTGGGCAGCCAGATCTACTCGATGGCGGGCATGGAGACCAAGCTGCACCTGAACGCGCGCGAGCCCGGCACCTACGCCGGCATCTCGGCCAACTACAGCGGCGCCGGCTTCTCCGGCATGCGCTTCAAGGCCATCGCCACGTCGCAGGAAGGCTTCGACAACTGGGTCAAGGAAGCCAAGGCTTCCGGCACCGCGCTGACTCCGGCGGTGTACCAGGAACTGACCAAGCGCAGCGAACACAACCCGGTCGCCAAGTACGCCTCGGTGCCGCCGTCCATGTTCGACTACATCCTGGGCAGCACCATGTCCAAGATGGCCGGCGTCGATGACGCCACGTGCACCCCCACGTCGAATAATCTTGTCGCAGGATTGACTCAATAA